One stretch of Deinococcus aquaedulcis DNA includes these proteins:
- a CDS encoding DUF420 domain-containing protein: protein MAETINQWAVITIILSGIALCVGVYLIRRGLREAHMRAMVTAVTLASIFLVLYLTRLALGYEKKYAGPEEWRLAYFVLLISHIILAAANLPLALGAVWNAWKGLKAAGNLGNIDAPVARGYFNKHRAWVRWTVPVWLYVAVTGWIIYLVLGRWGEVIKGG, encoded by the coding sequence ATGGCGGAAACCATCAACCAGTGGGCGGTCATCACGATCATCCTGAGCGGCATTGCCCTGTGCGTGGGCGTGTACCTGATCCGGCGGGGCCTGCGCGAGGCCCACATGCGCGCCATGGTTACAGCGGTCACGCTGGCCAGCATCTTTCTGGTGCTGTACCTCACCCGGCTGGCCCTGGGCTACGAGAAGAAATATGCGGGCCCCGAGGAGTGGCGGCTGGCCTATTTCGTGCTCCTGATCAGCCACATCATCCTGGCGGCGGCCAACCTGCCGCTGGCGCTGGGCGCCGTGTGGAACGCCTGGAAGGGCCTGAAGGCGGCCGGGAATCTGGGCAATATTGACGCCCCGGTGGCCCGGGGCTATTTCAACAAACACCGCGCCTGGGTGCGCTGGACGGTGCCGGTGTGGCTGTATGTAGCGGTCACTGGCTGGATCATCTATCTGGTGCTGGGCCGCTGGGGCGAGGTGATCAAGGGAGGCTAA
- a CDS encoding Glu/Leu/Phe/Val family dehydrogenase, producing MTTTHDPANTAGPKTGAHAIPSYLDPNNIGPYEIYLEQVERVTPYLGKLAYWAETLKRPKRILVVDVPIHLDDGTVAHFEGYRVQHNTSRGPAKGGIRYHQDVTLSEVMALSAWMTVKNAAVNLPYGGGKGGIRIDPRKYSTGELERLTRRYTTEIGLIIGPDKDIPAPDVNTNPQTMAWMMDTYSMNVGRTATGVVTGKPVSLGGSLGRGDATGRGVFVTGAEAMKKLGMPMQGARIAVQGFGNVGEAAARIFHEHGAKVVAIQDVTGTIYSDAGIDPAAALAHLRRTGKITELPGSEELKRDEFWTVPCDVMIPAALEKQITLANAGQIQAKLIVEGANGPTVPAADDLLAERGVTVVPDVLANAGGVTVSYFEWVQDFSSFFWTEDEINKRLDRIMSEAFLSLWDVKEKHGVTLRTAVYIVACTRVLEARALRGLYP from the coding sequence ATGACCACCACGCACGACCCCGCCAACACCGCTGGCCCCAAGACCGGCGCGCACGCCATTCCCAGCTACTTGGACCCCAACAACATTGGGCCGTACGAGATCTACCTGGAGCAGGTGGAGCGCGTTACGCCCTACCTGGGCAAGCTGGCCTACTGGGCCGAGACCCTCAAGCGGCCCAAGCGCATTCTGGTCGTGGACGTGCCCATTCACCTCGACGACGGCACGGTGGCGCACTTCGAGGGCTACCGCGTGCAGCACAACACCTCGCGCGGCCCGGCCAAGGGTGGTATCCGCTACCACCAGGACGTGACCCTGTCCGAAGTCATGGCGCTGTCCGCCTGGATGACGGTCAAAAACGCCGCCGTGAACCTGCCCTACGGGGGCGGCAAGGGCGGCATCCGCATTGATCCGCGCAAGTACTCCACCGGGGAACTGGAGCGCCTGACCCGCCGCTACACCACCGAGATCGGCCTGATCATTGGCCCGGATAAGGACATTCCGGCCCCCGACGTGAACACCAACCCGCAGACGATGGCGTGGATGATGGACACCTACTCCATGAACGTGGGCCGCACGGCCACTGGCGTGGTGACGGGCAAGCCGGTCAGCCTGGGCGGCAGCCTGGGGCGCGGCGACGCCACCGGGCGCGGCGTGTTCGTGACCGGCGCCGAGGCCATGAAGAAGCTGGGCATGCCCATGCAGGGCGCGCGCATTGCCGTGCAGGGCTTCGGCAACGTGGGCGAGGCCGCCGCGCGCATCTTCCACGAGCACGGCGCCAAGGTCGTGGCCATTCAGGACGTGACCGGCACCATCTACAGCGACGCGGGCATTGACCCGGCCGCCGCCCTGGCCCACCTGCGCCGCACTGGCAAGATCACCGAACTGCCCGGCAGCGAGGAGCTGAAGCGCGACGAGTTCTGGACTGTGCCCTGCGACGTCATGATTCCCGCCGCCCTGGAAAAGCAGATCACCCTGGCGAACGCCGGGCAGATTCAGGCCAAGTTGATCGTGGAAGGCGCCAACGGCCCCACCGTGCCCGCCGCCGACGACCTGCTCGCTGAGCGCGGCGTCACGGTGGTGCCCGACGTGCTGGCCAACGCGGGCGGCGTGACGGTGTCGTACTTCGAATGGGTGCAGGACTTCTCGTCGTTCTTCTGGACCGAGGACGAGATCAACAAGCGCCTGGACCGCATCATGAGCGAAGCCTTCCTGAGCCTGTGGGATGTGAAGGAAAAACACGGCGTGACCCTGCGCACCGCCGTCTACATCGTGGCCTGCACCCGCGTGCTCGAAGCGCGCGCGCTGCGGGGACTGTACCCCTAA
- a CDS encoding COX15/CtaA family protein, with translation MSGTLTVPRAQIGAWLPRLAWAALAYNVLVILWGAVVRITGAGAGCGDHWPLCNGVVVPQSPGVHTAIEFSHRVTSGLSGLLAIGLVALATQTTPKGHPARLGAGLSLGLIILEGLVGAVQVRLGLTADSAHPARGLIQGIHLANTFVLLGALLLTALWASGAPRLRLRAQGLVGGWSAVGLVLLLLLGMAGAVTALGDLLFVPQGNTPIETVKRDFGPTATLIENLRVVHPMLAVLSSAFLVWLGVFLRRERPGAAVQRWSAVMWGLLAVQMLAGFANVALKAPDWMQLSHLALACALWLATALMIFHALTTPPAQDRA, from the coding sequence ATGAGTGGAACGCTGACAGTGCCCCGTGCCCAGATCGGGGCGTGGCTTCCCCGGCTGGCCTGGGCGGCGCTGGCTTATAACGTGCTGGTCATTCTGTGGGGCGCCGTGGTGCGCATCACAGGGGCCGGGGCCGGCTGCGGCGATCACTGGCCGCTATGTAACGGCGTGGTGGTGCCCCAGAGCCCCGGGGTGCACACCGCCATTGAATTCAGCCACCGCGTCACCAGTGGCCTGAGCGGCCTGCTGGCCATTGGCCTCGTGGCGCTGGCCACGCAGACCACCCCCAAGGGCCACCCCGCCCGCCTGGGGGCCGGGCTCAGCCTGGGCCTGATCATCTTGGAGGGGCTGGTGGGCGCCGTACAGGTGCGCCTGGGCCTGACCGCCGATTCGGCCCACCCGGCACGCGGCCTGATTCAGGGCATTCACCTCGCCAACACCTTTGTGCTGCTGGGCGCGCTGCTGCTCACGGCCCTGTGGGCGTCCGGTGCCCCCCGGCTGCGGCTGCGGGCCCAGGGCCTGGTGGGCGGCTGGAGCGCGGTGGGGCTGGTGCTGCTGCTGCTGCTGGGCATGGCGGGCGCCGTGACCGCCCTGGGCGATCTGCTGTTCGTGCCGCAGGGGAACACACCCATCGAAACGGTGAAGCGTGACTTTGGGCCCACCGCCACCCTCATCGAGAACCTGCGCGTGGTTCACCCCATGCTGGCGGTGCTCAGCAGCGCGTTTCTGGTGTGGCTGGGCGTGTTCCTGCGCCGCGAGCGCCCCGGCGCGGCTGTGCAGCGCTGGAGCGCCGTGATGTGGGGCCTGCTGGCCGTGCAGATGCTGGCGGGCTTTGCAAATGTGGCCCTCAAGGCCCCGGACTGGATGCAGCTGTCTCACCTCGCGCTGGCCTGCGCCCTGTGGCTGGCCACCGCCCTGATGATCTTTCATGCCCTCACCACGCCGCCCGCCCAGGACCGCGCATGA
- a CDS encoding chorismate-binding protein produces the protein MTAPAPLSPADALRRLHAAGAPGLVLLDSLGPVTPDSRWSFLSAWPQAVRHDLPDPPGGHTFFPAWLGGLKYEAARAFGLHTHAPQGPAMWWGHYPSGLVWDRQACTVAVVGEPHVPWAEWLTLDPGPEPTLTVGPFGADDVDYPAGVHAVQDLIRAGEVYQVNLSRGVRAAAQGDPLAAYLRLREVNPSPFMAYADFGDEVVVSCSPERLVRWAGGMLSARPIAGTRRRGDTPQEDAAFEAELRSSPKEVAEHTMLVDLVRHDLGRVAAPGTVTVPDLMLVERYSHVMHLVSEVTAQARPGITLREVLAATFPGGTITGAPKERVMEAIAALEPGPRGWYTGGLGRLSGEGLDLNILIRTAAFTRTPQGWTVEVRAGGGTVIDADPTREAQETVHKAQALLSVLAGVPGRPAQPPAPPVPGRPWAPPPAPGHSELRVLLLDNRDSFTWNLAHDLLALGAQVEVRSQDEDALVLLRGQPHAVLVGPGPGTPETSGCTLALTRACLERRIPLLGVCLGHQALGQVLGGQVVRAQPVHGRPEYVRHSGTDLFAGVPQGAAFGRYHSLVVRGLDPTLVTAQSADGEAMALAVPGQPAWGVQFHPESVLSPAGRLLLGNWLKLSAAAQPR, from the coding sequence GTGACCGCGCCTGCGCCCCTCTCCCCCGCCGACGCCCTGCGCCGCCTGCACGCCGCCGGCGCCCCGGGCCTCGTGCTGCTGGACTCCCTGGGCCCCGTCACCCCAGACAGCCGCTGGTCCTTTCTGAGCGCGTGGCCCCAGGCGGTGCGCCATGACCTCCCCGACCCCCCGGGGGGCCACACCTTTTTCCCCGCATGGCTGGGCGGCCTGAAGTACGAGGCGGCCCGCGCGTTTGGCCTGCACACCCACGCCCCCCAGGGGCCGGCCATGTGGTGGGGCCACTACCCCTCGGGGCTGGTGTGGGACCGGCAGGCGTGCACCGTGGCCGTGGTGGGCGAGCCCCATGTGCCCTGGGCCGAGTGGCTGACGCTGGACCCGGGCCCCGAACCCACCCTGACCGTGGGTCCCTTCGGCGCCGACGACGTGGACTATCCGGCAGGCGTGCACGCCGTGCAGGACCTGATCCGGGCCGGCGAGGTCTATCAGGTCAACCTCTCGCGCGGGGTGCGGGCGGCGGCGCAGGGCGACCCCCTGGCCGCCTACCTGCGCCTGCGCGAGGTGAACCCCAGCCCCTTCATGGCCTACGCCGACTTTGGCGACGAGGTGGTGGTGTCGTGCAGCCCGGAACGCCTGGTGCGCTGGGCCGGCGGAATGCTGAGTGCCCGCCCCATTGCCGGCACCCGCCGCCGGGGCGACACCCCGCAGGAGGACGCGGCCTTTGAAGCCGAATTGAGAAGCAGCCCCAAGGAGGTGGCCGAACACACCATGCTGGTGGACCTCGTGCGCCACGACCTGGGGCGGGTGGCGGCCCCGGGCACCGTGACCGTACCGGACCTGATGCTGGTGGAGCGTTACAGCCACGTCATGCATCTGGTCTCCGAGGTGACGGCGCAGGCCCGCCCCGGCATCACGCTGCGCGAGGTGCTGGCGGCCACTTTCCCCGGCGGCACCATCACCGGCGCCCCCAAAGAGCGGGTGATGGAGGCGATTGCGGCCCTGGAACCGGGCCCACGCGGCTGGTACACGGGCGGTCTGGGCCGGCTGAGCGGCGAGGGCCTGGACCTGAACATCCTGATTCGCACGGCGGCCTTTACGCGCACGCCCCAGGGCTGGACCGTGGAGGTGCGCGCAGGCGGCGGCACCGTGATTGACGCCGACCCCACGCGTGAGGCGCAGGAAACGGTCCACAAAGCCCAGGCGCTGCTGAGCGTGCTGGCCGGCGTGCCGGGCCGCCCCGCGCAGCCCCCCGCGCCCCCGGTGCCCGGCCGCCCCTGGGCCCCACCCCCCGCCCCGGGCCACAGCGAACTGCGCGTGCTGCTGCTGGACAACCGCGATTCCTTTACCTGGAATCTGGCGCACGATCTGCTGGCCCTGGGCGCCCAGGTGGAGGTGCGGTCGCAGGACGAGGACGCCCTGGTCCTGCTGCGCGGCCAACCACACGCTGTGCTGGTGGGCCCCGGCCCCGGCACGCCAGAGACCAGTGGCTGCACCCTGGCCCTCACCCGCGCCTGCCTGGAACGGCGGATCCCGCTGCTGGGCGTGTGTCTGGGGCATCAGGCGCTGGGGCAGGTGCTGGGCGGACAGGTCGTGCGTGCGCAGCCGGTGCATGGCCGCCCGGAATACGTGCGCCACAGCGGCACGGACCTGTTTGCTGGCGTGCCGCAGGGGGCCGCGTTTGGGCGCTACCACTCGCTGGTGGTGCGCGGCCTGGACCCGACGTTGGTGACCGCCCAGAGCGCCGACGGCGAGGCGATGGCCCTGGCGGTGCCCGGCCAGCCCGCCTGGGGGGTGCAGTTTCACCCGGAAAGCGTGCTCAGCCCGGCCGGGCGCCTTCTGCTGGGCAACTGGCTGAAGCTCAGCGCCGCTGCCCAGCCTCGATGA
- a CDS encoding aminotransferase class IV → MKPLPEAVRVPAWLHGASAFTTVRTRHGEALLWPQHLTRLRATCTFLGLPAPDPDRPPLAPFPWGLLRVTVTGEGTFWSHTPLTPGPCPLEGVAVRLTDLQVHPQLAAHKTGNYLPYRLAAGQAAPAFEGWLTNPGGELVDGSRTSPVLELGGELVLPAGGLPGLTRAVWLEGRAFTERPVHTRELLRVTRAWVCGSGVGVVPVRRLDGPGLALDLPVAWPDTDHPALVWPEG, encoded by the coding sequence ATGAAACCGCTGCCCGAGGCGGTACGGGTGCCCGCGTGGCTGCACGGGGCCAGCGCTTTTACCACCGTGCGCACCCGTCACGGCGAGGCCCTACTGTGGCCCCAGCATCTGACCCGTCTGCGCGCCACCTGTACCTTTCTGGGACTGCCCGCACCCGACCCCGATCGGCCGCCCCTGGCCCCCTTCCCCTGGGGCCTGCTGCGCGTCACGGTCACCGGGGAAGGAACCTTCTGGTCGCACACCCCACTCACCCCAGGGCCTTGCCCGCTGGAAGGCGTGGCCGTGCGCCTCACCGACCTTCAGGTGCACCCCCAACTGGCGGCCCATAAGACCGGCAATTACCTGCCCTACCGCCTCGCCGCCGGGCAAGCGGCCCCGGCCTTCGAAGGCTGGCTGACCAATCCGGGCGGGGAGCTGGTGGACGGCAGCCGCACCTCCCCGGTGCTGGAACTGGGCGGCGAACTCGTTCTCCCTGCTGGCGGCCTGCCGGGCCTGACCCGCGCAGTGTGGCTGGAGGGGCGGGCCTTCACCGAGCGCCCCGTGCACACCCGTGAACTCCTGAGGGTCACCCGAGCGTGGGTGTGCGGCAGCGGGGTGGGGGTGGTGCCGGTGCGGCGGCTTGATGGCCCTGGGCTTGCCCTTGACCTGCCCGTGGCTTGGCCTGACACCGATCACCCCGCGCTGGTCTGGCCAGAGGGGTAA
- the coxB gene encoding cytochrome c oxidase subunit II, whose translation MNTTHRHSGTRRSRWALAPLAVLGTALLTGCQQAQQSLSIGDMASAFNREIWVMSLWAIALSIIIFLGVSFALFYTVQKFREDKHDAPPAQFHGNNKLEIWLVAVPVVIVIFLSVLTVRSMAILNPTPEQATKIDILAKQFWWNFEYPEQKADAGGNVANGNEMLMPTKQPVALTVTSGDVIHGFWAPNIGGQRAAMPAVKKTWNVDTDRAGVYQGNCSQLCGASHANMRYKVIALDQARYDATLAAMKAYRAPEPAPGSPEELGYKLFMQGKPATGAATCAGCHRVQGTPAAGVVGPDLSFFGTRRTLGAGMWEGQKAQDMLIPWLKHAPQVKPGALMPSYDGSEYMANGKMQKGGVLTDQEINAIAAYLRSLKLPEEADYWRDVPVIGASGNGGTQ comes from the coding sequence TTGAATACCACACACCGCCACAGCGGCACACGGCGATCCAGGTGGGCACTGGCCCCCCTGGCGGTTTTGGGTACGGCCCTGCTCACCGGCTGTCAGCAGGCGCAGCAGAGCCTCTCGATTGGGGACATGGCGTCGGCTTTCAACCGGGAAATCTGGGTGATGAGCCTGTGGGCCATTGCGCTCTCGATCATCATCTTCCTGGGCGTGTCGTTCGCGCTGTTCTACACGGTGCAGAAGTTCCGTGAAGACAAGCACGACGCGCCGCCCGCGCAGTTTCACGGCAACAACAAGCTGGAAATCTGGCTGGTCGCGGTGCCCGTGGTGATCGTGATTTTCCTGAGCGTGCTGACCGTGCGCTCCATGGCGATCCTGAACCCCACCCCGGAGCAGGCCACCAAGATTGACATTCTGGCCAAGCAGTTCTGGTGGAATTTCGAATACCCCGAGCAGAAGGCCGACGCAGGCGGCAACGTGGCCAACGGCAACGAGATGCTGATGCCCACCAAGCAGCCGGTGGCCCTGACCGTGACCAGCGGCGACGTGATTCACGGTTTCTGGGCGCCCAACATTGGGGGTCAGCGCGCCGCCATGCCCGCCGTCAAGAAGACGTGGAACGTGGACACGGACCGCGCCGGCGTCTACCAGGGCAACTGTTCGCAGTTGTGCGGGGCCAGCCACGCCAACATGCGCTACAAGGTGATTGCGCTGGATCAGGCCCGTTATGACGCCACCCTGGCCGCCATGAAGGCCTACCGCGCCCCTGAACCCGCCCCCGGCAGCCCGGAGGAACTGGGCTACAAGCTCTTCATGCAGGGCAAGCCCGCCACGGGCGCCGCGACCTGCGCGGGCTGTCACCGCGTGCAGGGCACCCCGGCGGCGGGCGTGGTGGGCCCGGACCTGAGCTTCTTCGGCACCCGCCGCACCCTCGGCGCGGGGATGTGGGAAGGACAGAAGGCCCAGGACATGCTGATTCCCTGGCTCAAGCACGCGCCCCAAGTCAAGCCCGGCGCCCTGATGCCCAGCTATGACGGCAGCGAGTACATGGCGAACGGCAAGATGCAGAAGGGTGGCGTTCTGACCGACCAGGAGATCAATGCAATCGCCGCCTACCTGCGCAGCCTCAAGCTGCCGGAAGAAGCGGACTACTGGCGTGACGTGCCCGTGATCGGCGCGTCCGGCAACGGAGGCACCCAGTGA
- the panB gene encoding 3-methyl-2-oxobutanoate hydroxymethyltransferase produces MKRSIPELQTLAQPLVMVTAYDYPGGRHAEAAGVDVILVGDSLGNVVLGYDSTAPVTLGDMIHHARAVRRGAPQTFMVVDLPFGTYHTGVQDAMRNAVKVIQDTGADAIKMEGATPEILEVVQTLTRNGIPVMGHVGLMPQTATAQGGLRVQGKDDASARLTLDGALALEAAGAFSVVLEAIPARLARLISDRLAIPTIGIGAGLHCDGQVLVTHDLLGLYEGEDKKIAKRYAELGRAAREAIEAYAAEVRTRAFPTKENAFVMKDDVLDKLY; encoded by the coding sequence ATGAAACGCAGCATTCCCGAACTGCAGACGCTGGCGCAGCCCCTGGTGATGGTCACGGCCTACGACTACCCCGGTGGCCGTCATGCCGAGGCGGCCGGGGTGGACGTGATTCTGGTGGGCGACTCCCTGGGCAACGTGGTCCTGGGCTACGACTCCACGGCGCCGGTCACGCTGGGCGACATGATTCACCATGCCCGCGCTGTGCGCCGGGGCGCGCCCCAGACCTTCATGGTGGTGGACCTGCCCTTTGGCACCTACCACACCGGCGTACAGGACGCCATGCGCAACGCGGTCAAGGTCATTCAGGACACGGGTGCCGACGCCATCAAGATGGAAGGCGCCACCCCCGAAATCCTGGAAGTGGTGCAGACGCTGACCCGTAACGGTATTCCCGTGATGGGCCACGTGGGCCTGATGCCCCAGACCGCCACCGCTCAGGGCGGCCTGCGCGTGCAGGGCAAGGACGACGCCTCGGCCCGCCTGACGCTGGACGGCGCCCTGGCCCTGGAAGCGGCCGGGGCGTTCTCGGTGGTGCTCGAAGCCATTCCCGCCCGCTTGGCCCGCTTAATCAGCGACCGCCTGGCCATTCCCACCATCGGCATTGGGGCCGGCCTTCACTGCGACGGCCAGGTGCTGGTGACCCATGACCTGCTGGGCCTCTACGAGGGCGAAGACAAGAAGATCGCCAAGCGCTACGCCGAACTGGGCCGCGCCGCCCGCGAAGCCATTGAAGCCTACGCCGCCGAGGTCCGCACGCGCGCCTTCCCCACCAAGGAAAACGCCTTCGTGATGAAAGACGACGTGCTGGACAAGCTGTACTGA
- a CDS encoding heme o synthase: protein MMASESVAAPRARATWRDYLALTKPKVISLLLWTTVAAMFMAARGWPDLWLLLVVSVAGYASAGSAGVFNMIIDRDIDLKMARTAQRPTTSGLISIRDAAIFGATLQILSFVMLWIWATPLAAWMSLAGFITYVWVYTGLLKRNTWHNIVLGGAAGCFPPLVGWAAVTGDLNLFAWFLFAIIFFWTPVHFWALALMIKDEYREVGIPMLPVVHGDKLTVAQIGLYAIYTVVLSVMPVFFQEVGALYFLSALGLGGWLLVLSWRLYRHVMSGHKVERKVAVPLYLYSMLYLALLFVAGAVDRALLA from the coding sequence ATGATGGCCTCGGAATCGGTGGCGGCGCCGCGCGCCCGCGCCACGTGGCGCGACTATCTGGCGCTGACCAAGCCCAAGGTCATCAGCCTGCTGCTGTGGACCACTGTGGCGGCCATGTTCATGGCGGCGCGCGGCTGGCCGGACCTGTGGCTGCTGCTGGTGGTCAGTGTGGCAGGGTACGCCTCGGCCGGGTCGGCGGGCGTGTTCAACATGATCATTGACCGCGACATTGACCTGAAAATGGCGCGCACCGCCCAGCGCCCCACCACCAGCGGCCTGATCAGCATCCGGGACGCGGCCATCTTCGGCGCCACGCTGCAGATTCTGTCGTTCGTGATGCTGTGGATCTGGGCCACCCCGCTGGCCGCCTGGATGAGTCTGGCGGGCTTTATCACCTATGTGTGGGTGTACACCGGGCTGCTCAAGCGCAACACGTGGCACAACATCGTGCTGGGGGGCGCGGCCGGCTGCTTTCCGCCGCTGGTGGGCTGGGCGGCCGTCACCGGTGACCTCAACCTGTTCGCGTGGTTTCTCTTCGCCATCATCTTCTTCTGGACCCCGGTGCACTTCTGGGCCCTGGCCCTGATGATCAAGGACGAGTACCGCGAGGTGGGCATTCCCATGCTTCCTGTGGTGCACGGCGACAAGCTGACGGTGGCCCAGATTGGCCTGTACGCCATCTACACGGTGGTGCTCTCGGTGATGCCCGTGTTCTTTCAGGAGGTCGGCGCGCTGTACTTCCTCTCGGCGCTGGGGCTGGGCGGCTGGCTGCTGGTGCTCTCCTGGCGCCTGTATCGCCATGTGATGTCGGGGCATAAGGTGGAGCGCAAGGTGGCGGTGCCGCTGTACCTGTACTCCATGCTGTATCTGGCGCTGCTGTTCGTGGCAGGCGCTGTGGACCGCGCGCTGCTGGCGTAA
- a CDS encoding cbb3-type cytochrome c oxidase subunit I translates to MTVQHAPLQEHGARPGLWHVLKDYMMTTDHKKIGNLYIGTSILGFAIAGILAVLIRLQLAVPDNTFLVGNTYNQVLTIHAALMIFFFLIPIGLFGFGNWFLPLQLGVRDVALPRINTFAVWLFIFSLILVVLGLWNGGAPGVGWTFYYPLSVDANQTGVSVLMVALTLNGIASLLGSANFAATVVNMRAPGMSLWKMPIFAWSIFATSMLQLISLGGLTAAALVTYLELKLGLSMFNSGIGGVPVMFQQFFWFYSHPAVYVMLLPYLGIGAEIASTMARKPLFGYRVMVYSILGIVLVSLLVWVHHMFAVGLPEAWQIAFMIATLIVAVPTGVKIFNLIGTLWGGRIIMKSPTYWLVGFIFNFLIGGITGVSLGMIPFDYQVTMSYYVVAHFHNVMMFGTAFLAMGGLYYWWPKMTGRFMSEKLGLVHFWLFMIGSWLTFLPQYILGLLGMPRRYYTYPAGNLAWTELNFLSTLGALTLLAGGIVWVWNMVQSVRAPATASPNPWGGFTLEWTADSPPKPYNFAHEFPKSFPTERPLYDWEQSGETLTPVDPKTIHLPQDSIWPFMTAVGLLLMGYGLSFGWFTNYTPTGGLRPFGEAGFGFQLATVILYLSFPVFLYSLFKWAGTREYAVPVAHHHLTKYDNGFMGMAWFIISEVGLFGVLIAGYVYLRVIGAAEPPALRPTIWLAALNTLVLVASSFVVHRAEQDNHHGKLTRFRLGLFVTLLLGAIFMIFQVYEFTLFGVESDWKQNLWQACFFIIVGLHGLHILIGGTGIALPFYQTMTGKMDKYNHGSITPASLYWHLVDVVWLLIVAIFYAW, encoded by the coding sequence GTGACCGTTCAGCACGCTCCCCTTCAGGAACATGGCGCCCGCCCGGGCCTGTGGCATGTCCTGAAGGACTACATGATGACCACCGATCACAAGAAGATCGGGAATCTGTATATCGGCACCAGCATCCTGGGCTTTGCCATCGCCGGGATTCTGGCGGTGCTGATCCGCCTGCAGCTGGCGGTACCGGACAACACCTTCCTGGTGGGCAACACCTATAACCAGGTGCTGACTATCCACGCCGCCCTGATGATTTTCTTCTTCCTGATTCCCATTGGCCTGTTCGGCTTCGGGAACTGGTTCCTGCCGCTGCAACTGGGTGTGCGTGACGTGGCGCTGCCGCGCATCAACACCTTCGCAGTGTGGCTCTTTATCTTCAGCCTCATTCTGGTGGTGCTGGGCCTGTGGAACGGCGGCGCCCCCGGCGTGGGCTGGACCTTCTATTACCCGCTGTCCGTGGACGCCAACCAGACCGGCGTCTCGGTGCTGATGGTCGCGCTGACCCTCAACGGCATCGCCTCGCTGCTGGGTAGCGCGAACTTTGCCGCCACGGTGGTCAACATGCGCGCCCCGGGCATGAGCCTGTGGAAGATGCCCATCTTTGCCTGGAGCATCTTTGCCACCTCCATGCTGCAGCTGATCTCGCTGGGCGGCCTGACGGCGGCGGCGCTGGTCACCTACCTGGAACTGAAGCTGGGCCTGAGCATGTTCAACTCTGGCATTGGCGGCGTGCCCGTCATGTTCCAGCAGTTCTTCTGGTTCTACTCGCACCCGGCCGTGTACGTGATGCTGCTGCCCTACCTGGGCATCGGCGCCGAAATCGCCTCGACCATGGCGCGCAAGCCGCTGTTCGGCTACCGCGTGATGGTGTACTCGATTCTGGGCATCGTGCTGGTGTCGCTGCTCGTGTGGGTGCACCACATGTTCGCCGTGGGCCTGCCCGAAGCGTGGCAGATCGCCTTTATGATCGCCACCCTGATCGTGGCCGTGCCCACCGGCGTGAAGATCTTCAACCTGATCGGCACGCTGTGGGGCGGGCGCATCATCATGAAGTCGCCAACCTACTGGCTGGTGGGCTTTATCTTCAACTTCCTGATCGGCGGGATTACCGGCGTTTCGCTGGGCATGATCCCCTTCGATTACCAGGTCACCATGTCCTACTACGTGGTGGCGCATTTCCACAACGTGATGATGTTCGGCACGGCGTTCCTGGCCATGGGCGGCCTGTACTACTGGTGGCCCAAGATGACCGGGCGCTTCATGAGCGAGAAGCTGGGCCTCGTGCACTTCTGGCTGTTCATGATCGGCTCGTGGCTGACCTTCCTGCCGCAGTACATTCTGGGCCTACTGGGCATGCCCCGCCGTTACTACACCTACCCGGCTGGCAACCTCGCCTGGACCGAGCTGAACTTCCTGTCCACCCTGGGCGCCCTGACCCTGCTGGCCGGCGGCATCGTGTGGGTGTGGAACATGGTGCAGAGCGTGCGCGCGCCCGCCACGGCCTCGCCCAACCCCTGGGGCGGCTTCACCCTGGAGTGGACGGCCGACAGCCCGCCCAAGCCCTACAACTTTGCCCACGAGTTCCCCAAGTCCTTCCCCACCGAGCGTCCCCTGTACGACTGGGAGCAGAGCGGCGAGACCCTGACGCCCGTGGACCCCAAGACCATCCACCTGCCCCAGGATTCCATCTGGCCGTTCATGACGGCTGTGGGCCTGCTGCTGATGGGCTACGGCCTGAGCTTCGGCTGGTTCACGAACTACACCCCGACGGGGGGCCTGCGGCCCTTTGGCGAGGCGGGCTTCGGCTTCCAGTTGGCCACCGTCATCCTGTACCTCAGCTTCCCGGTGTTCCTGTACAGCCTGTTCAAGTGGGCGGGCACCCGTGAATACGCGGTCCCTGTGGCGCACCATCACCTGACCAAGTACGACAACGGCTTCATGGGCATGGCGTGGTTCATCATCTCGGAAGTGGGCCTGTTCGGCGTGCTGATTGCCGGGTACGTGTACTTGCGCGTCATTGGCGCCGCCGAGCCTCCCGCCCTGCGCCCCACCATCTGGCTGGCGGCGCTGAACACCCTGGTGCTGGTCGCGAGCTCGTTCGTGGTTCACCGCGCCGAGCAGGACAACCACCACGGCAAGCTCACCCGCTTCCGGCTTGGCCTCTTCGTAACCTTGCTCCTGGGCGCCATCTTCATGATTTTCCAGGTGTACGAGTTCACGCTGTTCGGCGTGGAGAGCGACTGGAAGCAGAACCTGTGGCAGGCGTGCTTCTTCATCATCGTGGGTCTGCACGGTCTGCACATCCTGATTGGCGGCACCGGGATCGCGCTGCCCTTCTACCAGACCATGACCGGCAAGATGGACAAGTACAACCACGGCTCCATTACCCCCGCCAGCCTGTACTGGCACCTGGTGGACGTGGTGTGGCTGCTGATCGTGGCGATCTTCTACGCCTGGTAA